Proteins encoded together in one Candidatus Sulfotelmatobacter sp. window:
- a CDS encoding succinate dehydrogenase: protein MASASSTPAGTTVAAHGVAPLRAGQGSSFVLRRLHSLSGIVPVGAFLFEHILISNSTAIGANGPEVYARQVSFLANLPLVFFLELFGIWLPIAFHGLYGFYIWFRGDGNTIAYPWSGNWMYTAQRWTGGIAFAYIVWHTYTMRFTGVDLHDNPMASFGKVQLEVLHTPLFLFYVLGLIAASWHFAYGIWLFSAKWGIVSGDKAQKRLLTACLVFFFVLTAAGLASLTSFRSHAQQSIEPRGASEAIRRGGR from the coding sequence GTGGCGTCAGCCAGTTCTACCCCCGCAGGAACCACAGTTGCGGCGCACGGGGTGGCTCCATTGCGCGCGGGCCAGGGATCATCCTTTGTGTTGCGCCGGCTGCATTCTCTTTCGGGGATTGTTCCGGTCGGCGCATTTCTTTTCGAGCACATTCTGATTTCGAATTCGACCGCCATCGGCGCCAACGGGCCGGAGGTTTATGCGCGGCAGGTCAGTTTTCTGGCCAATCTTCCGCTGGTATTTTTTCTCGAGCTGTTCGGGATCTGGCTGCCTATCGCGTTTCATGGGCTCTATGGTTTTTATATCTGGTTCCGCGGAGATGGGAACACCATTGCGTATCCGTGGAGCGGCAACTGGATGTACACGGCCCAGCGCTGGACGGGCGGAATCGCTTTCGCCTACATCGTTTGGCATACCTATACGATGCGGTTTACCGGCGTCGACCTGCATGATAATCCGATGGCGTCGTTTGGCAAGGTGCAGTTGGAGGTGTTGCACACGCCGTTGTTTTTGTTTTACGTGCTCGGGCTGATCGCGGCTTCGTGGCACTTCGCTTACGGCATCTGGCTTTTCTCGGCGAAGTGGGGAATTGTTTCCGGAGACAAGGCGCAGAAGCGGCTGCTGACAGCGTGTTTGGTGTTCTTCTTTGTGTTGACAGCGGCGGGACTGGCGAGCTTGACTTCGTTCCGGTCGCACGCGCAACAATCGATTGAGCCGCGAGGGGCGTCGGAGGCGATTAGGCGGGGCGGTAGGTGA
- the sdhA gene encoding succinate dehydrogenase flavoprotein subunit, which produces MATPRIIVVGGGLAGLSATIKIAEMGASVDLFSIVPVKRSHSVCAQGGINAAKNLKGEGDSTWKHFDDTVYGGDFLGNQPPIKDMCDAAPGIIDLLDRMGVPFNRTPEGLLDFRRFGGTLYNRTAFAGATTGQQLLYALDEQVRRYESEGKVKKYEHWEFLSAVLDGNRVCRGVCAMDLRSMEVRTFPADAIIIATGGNGAIFGKSTNSVVCTGSAQSALYQQGCYYANGEFIQVHPTCIPGEDKLRLMSESARGEGGRVWVPKAAGDKRDPKSIPEKERWYFLEEWYPKYGNLVPRDIATRAIFKVVFEYNLGIDGKPMVYLDLTHIDRKILDKKLEGILEIYEKFVGDDPRDTPMKIFPGMHYTMGGLWVDYKQATNVAGIFAAGECEYQYHGANRLGANSLVSCIFGGAIAGPNAVQYARGLQALADGNGCFDAEKKKQEENNALLMKNDGTENPVKLWRELGELMTKDCTVIRYNKTLKQTDGKLVELLERYRKVNLSDRTMWANTTVVFARQLYNMLQLARVIAQGAGMRDESRGAHYKPDFPERDDKNWLKTTKAYFAPDADEPKFEFEPVDVSLIPPRARKY; this is translated from the coding sequence ATGGCAACTCCTAGAATTATCGTGGTGGGTGGCGGGCTGGCGGGACTGTCCGCGACGATCAAGATCGCGGAGATGGGCGCAAGTGTCGACCTGTTTTCGATCGTGCCGGTAAAGCGTTCGCACTCGGTGTGCGCGCAGGGTGGAATTAATGCCGCCAAGAATCTGAAGGGCGAAGGCGATTCCACGTGGAAGCATTTTGACGACACGGTTTACGGCGGAGATTTTCTGGGCAACCAGCCTCCGATTAAAGATATGTGCGACGCCGCGCCAGGAATTATCGATCTGCTCGATCGCATGGGCGTGCCATTTAATCGAACGCCGGAAGGGCTGCTCGATTTTCGGCGTTTCGGCGGGACCTTGTATAACCGCACAGCTTTCGCCGGCGCGACGACCGGCCAGCAGTTGCTGTATGCGTTGGATGAGCAGGTCCGGCGATATGAGTCTGAAGGCAAGGTGAAGAAGTACGAGCACTGGGAATTTTTGTCGGCGGTGCTCGACGGGAATCGCGTCTGCCGCGGCGTCTGCGCGATGGATTTGCGGTCGATGGAGGTGCGGACGTTCCCGGCCGACGCGATCATTATTGCGACCGGCGGCAACGGAGCGATCTTCGGCAAATCTACGAATTCAGTTGTATGTACGGGGTCGGCGCAGTCGGCGCTCTATCAGCAGGGCTGCTATTACGCGAACGGTGAGTTTATTCAGGTTCATCCCACGTGCATTCCGGGTGAGGATAAGTTGCGGTTGATGTCGGAATCGGCTCGCGGCGAGGGCGGACGCGTCTGGGTGCCGAAGGCGGCGGGGGACAAACGCGATCCGAAATCGATTCCGGAAAAAGAGCGATGGTATTTCCTGGAAGAGTGGTATCCGAAGTACGGCAATCTGGTGCCGCGCGATATTGCGACCCGCGCCATTTTTAAAGTTGTCTTCGAGTACAACCTCGGCATTGACGGCAAGCCGATGGTGTATCTCGACCTGACGCACATTGACCGCAAGATTCTCGACAAGAAGCTGGAAGGGATTCTCGAAATTTACGAGAAGTTTGTGGGCGACGATCCGCGCGATACGCCGATGAAGATTTTTCCCGGCATGCATTACACCATGGGCGGACTTTGGGTCGACTACAAACAGGCGACCAACGTTGCCGGAATTTTTGCGGCGGGAGAATGCGAATATCAGTATCACGGCGCGAACCGGCTGGGCGCGAATTCGCTGGTGTCGTGCATCTTCGGCGGAGCAATTGCGGGGCCGAATGCTGTGCAATATGCGCGGGGATTGCAAGCGCTGGCCGACGGGAACGGATGCTTCGACGCCGAGAAGAAGAAGCAGGAAGAAAATAACGCGCTGCTGATGAAGAATGACGGGACGGAGAATCCGGTCAAGCTGTGGCGCGAACTGGGCGAGTTGATGACCAAGGACTGCACGGTTATCCGCTATAACAAAACCTTGAAGCAGACTGATGGGAAGCTGGTCGAGCTGCTCGAACGGTATCGCAAGGTCAACCTAAGCGATCGCACGATGTGGGCGAACACGACCGTGGTATTTGCGCGGCAGCTTTATAACATGCTGCAACTGGCGCGGGTGATCGCGCAAGGCGCGGGCATGCGCGATGAATCGCGCGGCGCACATTACAAGCCGGACTTTCCCGAGCGCGACGACAAGAATTGGCTGAAGACGACGAAGGCGTATTTCGCGCCGGATGCGGACGAGCCGAAGTTCGAGTTTGAACCGGTGGATGTGTCGCTGATTCCGCCAAGAGCGAGGAAGTATTGA
- the sdhB gene encoding succinate dehydrogenase iron-sulfur subunit — protein MADKSVIIKIKRQATPTSKSDWEEFSLPHRPNMNVISALMDIAADPVTRDGKATTPITYDSNCLEEVCGSCAMLINGKARMACSALIDNLEQPIRLEPFSKFPVVRDLATDRSVIFENLKAVKAWVPIDGTYDLGPGPRMTAEEQEAAYPISRCISCCCCMEACPQFNESTGFVGAATIAQVRLFNTHPTGKALERERLAALMGDGGIQECGYAQNCVEVCPKDIPLTKSISEVGGQVMKQALSDLLRR, from the coding sequence ATGGCTGATAAATCCGTCATCATAAAGATCAAGCGACAGGCGACTCCGACTTCCAAGTCGGATTGGGAGGAGTTCTCCCTTCCCCACCGGCCGAACATGAACGTGATTTCGGCGTTGATGGATATTGCTGCCGATCCGGTCACCCGCGACGGGAAGGCGACTACGCCCATCACTTACGATTCGAATTGCCTGGAGGAAGTGTGCGGATCGTGCGCCATGCTGATCAATGGCAAGGCGCGGATGGCTTGCTCGGCGCTGATTGACAATCTCGAGCAGCCGATTCGGCTGGAGCCGTTCTCGAAGTTTCCGGTGGTGCGCGATCTGGCGACGGATCGCAGCGTGATTTTTGAAAATCTGAAAGCCGTGAAGGCCTGGGTGCCCATTGACGGTACTTACGATCTGGGCCCCGGTCCACGCATGACGGCCGAGGAACAGGAAGCCGCGTATCCCATTTCGCGATGCATTTCCTGTTGCTGTTGCATGGAGGCTTGTCCGCAATTTAATGAAAGCACGGGCTTCGTGGGCGCGGCGACCATTGCGCAGGTGCGGCTCTTCAATACGCATCCGACGGGCAAGGCGCTCGAACGGGAGCGACTGGCGGCACTGATGGGCGACGGCGGCATACAGGAATGCGGCTACGCGCAGAACTGCGTGGAGGTTTGTCCCAAGGATATTCCCCTGACCAAGTCCATCTCCGAGGTGGGCGGGCAGGTGATGAAGCAGGCGCTGAGTGACCTTTTGCGGCGCTGA
- a CDS encoding DUF5715 family protein — protein MRRFIRFQSAAVFFLLLAVVCTGMSGSAFAVHRANAHHKHFRWLRWNPMFRPSHESLLIQNAEINRLDLPRIQNETELEALKADGSLLEIRSGEMLRFDPRLDPTRRYCRPWTLDFVNDLSQAYYNRFHEQIQVNSAVRTVQVQKKLRRHNRNAAPADGDTASSHLAGVTVDLQRRGLSKDQIHWMEHYLFYMKALGLVEPEEERRHWCFHIMVSGLYSDWRETQTIVPLERREIERHDLERPENDSVPAQVAVDSQTK, from the coding sequence TTGAGACGCTTCATTCGATTCCAATCCGCAGCCGTATTCTTCTTGCTTCTGGCCGTGGTCTGCACGGGGATGTCGGGCAGCGCCTTCGCGGTGCATCGCGCCAATGCGCATCACAAGCATTTCCGCTGGCTGCGGTGGAATCCTATGTTCCGGCCTTCGCACGAATCTTTGCTGATTCAGAATGCCGAGATCAATCGGCTCGATCTGCCGCGCATACAGAATGAAACTGAGTTGGAGGCCCTGAAGGCGGACGGTTCCCTGCTCGAAATTCGCTCAGGGGAAATGTTGCGCTTCGATCCGCGGCTCGATCCTACGCGGCGTTATTGCCGTCCGTGGACCCTGGATTTTGTGAATGACCTGAGCCAGGCCTACTACAACCGCTTCCATGAGCAGATTCAGGTGAACTCGGCAGTGCGGACCGTGCAGGTTCAGAAGAAGCTGCGCCGTCACAACCGCAATGCCGCTCCGGCCGACGGCGACACGGCATCGTCGCACCTCGCGGGCGTGACGGTCGACCTGCAACGCCGCGGCTTGAGTAAAGATCAGATTCACTGGATGGAACACTATCTGTTTTACATGAAAGCGCTTGGACTTGTGGAACCCGAAGAAGAGCGCCGCCACTGGTGCTTCCACATCATGGTGAGCGGGCTTTATTCCGACTGGCGCGAGACGCAGACGATTGTTCCGCTGGAGCGTCGAGAGATCGAACGCCATGATCTGGAGCGACCGGAGAACGACTCCGTGCCGGCGCAGGTTGCCGTGGATAGTCAGACGAAGTAA